CAAGATGTGACCCCCCCCTCTTTCTACTTGCACTCTTGCCAGTAAATGTCGGTCCACCTACCGGTCCTCCACCACCAAAGGGATAATAGAAATATTGTTCGACTACCCTGCCATCTTTATCAGTAATTGCTCGAGCCGAGCCTAACTGGTCGTTGTGGTAGTAATAGAGTTTCACCGGGCTACCAAGCGGCTCTTCTTGCAACCTCGCAGTCAACTGCCCATTAGCATACACATACGAGGTCTTGCTGGTAATAGTTACCTTTTCTGCCGGGGGCGATTCTATCTTATTGACAACCAGATTCAACTCAAATGCCTTCCCATCCCTAATCGAGGCTAAAGGGATTGTCACCCCTTGTCTCCCTAAACTATCCTCAATCCCTACTCTTACACTCCCATCTACACCTTGTAGGCTTTTGTATTGAAAGACAATCCGACCATTGTAATGCAGTATAACCTGAAATGTCTCTGGTTCATCCCTTCCGTATAATGGCACCTCCTCCCAGCTGACCACAAATCTATCCCCTAAATCCTTGTAAGTAATTTTGCCTCCTGCATAAGGATTCAAATCTCTGAAGGATGATACAATCTCTATTGTCACAGATGCTTAATTTTCAAAGAGCAATTAAAAGAAAGAAAAAGTAAATTTTTCTATTCCTTTTATTAACAATAAGTTATGTAAAATATCAATTCACAATTCAAGATGCGACCCCTATCTCCATTCAAGATGCGACCCCTATCTCCATTCACGACCCCTATCTCCATTCAAGATGCGACCCCTATCTCCATTCCCTATTCTTCCCATTTATACAAAAACCTCCTTATTCTTTCTTAGGTGTCCACCAGTCAAATGTAGCCTCTGTCTGACACCAGTCAACTTTAGGATCTACAATTTTTCTAATTAGTCTATTATTTGTACCATCTGCATTTATTACATGTAATTCCGTTCTATTCGCCCACAACATAACAGGCCAATCTGTAGAATAGTAGTAGGTATACATAATTTTCTTTCCATCAGATGACCAACAAACTTCTTTATATCCTCCTAACCCTCTTTGTTCAGCAATCTTCCTTAAATTTGTACCATTACTATTTATTACATATATTCCATCTATTTGATTTATTCCCTTTGGAGAAACTTTTTCTCTTCCAATGAAAACAATTTGATTCCCATCTAGCAACCATCGGGGTGTACTATCATAATCGACTTCTACAACATCATCAAAAATAATTTGTTTTAGAGCAGTACCATCAACATTCATAATAAAAATATTACCTGGTTCCCATTTAGAAGTTTCAATATGCTTTTTGCATCCCCTAAAGAGAATTTTTTTACCATCTGGAGATACATCATGTTTATCTTTAGAAAGATATATCCCTCTTTCATTTTCTTTCCCTGCCCCATTGGTCAACTGCTTAAAATCAGCACCATCAATTTTTATAGTATATATTTCATTCTCTTTTCTAAAGGCAATCATCTTTCCATTTGGAAAGAAAGATGGACTGCCTCCCCCTTTACATATTTCTTTAAGCCCACTTCCATCTTCATTTATAATATATATTTGGTTATTTACTCCTCCTTTCTCATATGAGTATACATGGAAAACAATCTTTTTCCCATCTGGTGACCATCTTGGATTTTTAATAGATTGAAAAAATCCATTTGGAACAGGGTGATAATCGCTACCATCAGCATTCATAACATATAATTGACATCCTTTTCGTACCATTTTCCCGCTTTCTTTTTCCCATACCTCTTTGGCTATAACTACTTTTCCCTCTAATTGTTTTACTACATGGTCCGTATTCCCTTTAATACTCATCCCTGCACACCCTAAGATTATTAAAGATATTACCAAAAAGAGATAAAGAATTCTTTTCATCACTTCCTCCTTTATCTCCTTCTCATCGATACCGCTCATACTGAATTAATAGGTATGCAGGTAATGCTCCAGGACCTCCAGTAGTACCATATACACCCATTGTAAGCCAAACATCTATCTGTTTAGTAAACAGTTGTGTAGGAGCTATACCTAACGCCCTACCTACATCTTGATGACATACACCATTTATAATATATCTGAATCTTGAGGCAAAAGAGGAAGTAATACTTTGCCTCGTAATTACCCCTGTATGAGTCGTCAATGGTATCTTTCCCAGAACCTTATCATGACTAACATATCCTAAAACATCATTACCTCGAACAACCTTCTTAAAACCATGCATGCCTTCGTCAAGTGCGTATCTTCCAGAAACCTTAGCTTGTATAAATTTTCCTCCTTTGGTAGGATCAATCGCATTCTTCACCTCCTCTTCACTTGTAGCTAATAAACTCACATTTTTATCCCAATTCAACCCACTTTCTATCCCACTTTGGATAAAAGCAGAGGTTACCGCTGAGAGTAGGAAGTTATCACCTACGAGTTCCTGCATAGGGTCAGTAGACATGATTACCTGAGTTATTCCAGAAGCTATAACCCTATTTGATGCAATTGCCTCTGCTGAAAGTGCTGAGCCTGCACCTGCTTCAGCTCCAGCAAATGCTATGCCATAAGTTAGCATGCTTGATATTCCACCAATAAATGCTCCTTTTAGAATATCATCCCAATCACCCCCAGCAATAGCTGTACTAACCCCTCCAAATATTGCACCAACTATAAATGCTGCAAATATCCCAAATTCTCCATTTGGATCAACATAGGTAAGAGGGTTATTATCACAATAGAGGTAGGGATTTGAACCAACAAGATCAATTGGATCAGGAGTGATAAATCTACCAAGTGCGGGATCGTAATATCGGGCACCAAAATAAAAAAGACCAGTAGCATCCAATTCTTTACCAGTAAAACTTGGTCTTCCTACTGGTCCTCCAGAGCCAAATGGGTAGTAAAAATAATTCTCTACTACTTTACCATCTTTATCGCTAATAGCTCTTGGTGAACCTAAGTGGTCGTTGTGGTAGTAGTAGACCTTCGGTGAAGAGCCAATCGGTTCTTCCTGTAGCTTTGCCACTAACTGCCCATTACCATACACATACGAGGTCTTACTGGTAATAGTTACCTTCTGGGCCGGTGGTGACTCTATCTTAGTTACTATTAGATTCAACTCGAACGCCTTCCCGTCCCTAATCGAGGCTAAAGGAATAGCCACCCCGTTTCTCCCTTGACTATTCTCAATCCCTACCTTTACATACCCATCTACACCCTGCAGGGTTTTATATTGCAAGACAATCCGACCATCATAATGAAGTATAACCTGAAATGTCTCTTTTTCACTCCGACCGTATAATGACACATCCTGCCAGCTGACCACAAATCTATCCCCTAAATCCTCATAACTAATTTTACCTTCTTCAGATGGATCTAGATCTCGCCAGAAAACCCCAATCATATTATTTGGTGCCCGGGTATCAGGGATATTTGTTGGACAATATGATTCCTGGGTAGCATACCCTCCATCAAAACTCAAGAATCCATTACTGTTAATATTTATCTTATCATAGGTCTTATCATAATACCTGAAGGTAAATGGCAGATTAAACCATTTATTGTCATCATCCCCTGTGATTTCAGTTGGACTTTCAGTTTCTATCCATTGATAATTAGACTCCAGC
This genomic window from bacterium contains:
- a CDS encoding nidogen-like domain-containing protein translates to IDTQKTSNPIFQRLFTYDQSGNLTQEYSDATGTTAFANYTYDTLNRLTGIDYTPGDYKDITYTYDKVGNRVTSQVQTEPVRNYGYTSNCLKSDGVYSYDYYPNGNLKSKSGQGEVITYYYDYENNLIMIGKNGFLDERYVYDGNNSRVEKIKGEAITIYHYDLQGRTLCEMKGKTEVKQIREIDYSILPSDFQWITTTQATDITGDDQTILFNLPFKFKFYGQEYDKVYVCSNGFLSFTSDSNSWSPVNIPNSNQPNALVAPFWRDLDPRKGGKITYESNPERFIVSWDNISLYSPRGNYQTFQVILNKDGTITFQYKDLQGVDERVVVGIENQAGNEGEEYDRNLLENCLALKIQPLTGKEAIPKEEVEYELLESNYQWIETESPTEITGDDDNKWFNLPFTFRYYDKTYDKININSNGFLSFDGGYATQESYCPTNIPDTRAPNNMIGVFWRDLDPSEEGKISYEDLGDRFVVSWQDVSLYGRSEKETFQVILHYDGRIVLQYKTLQGVDGYVKVGIENSQGRNGVAIPLASIRDGKAFELNLIVTKIESPPAQKVTITSKTSYVYGNGQLVAKLQEEPIGSSPKVYYYHNDHLGSPRAISDKDGKVVENYFYYPFGSGGPVGRPSFTGKELDATGLFYFGARYYDPALGRFITPDPIDLVGSNPYLYCDNNPLTYVDPNGEFGIFAAFIVGAIFGGVSTAIAGGDWDDILKGAFIGGISSMLTYGIAFAGAEAGAGSALSAEAIASNRVIASGITQVIMSTDPMQELVGDNFLLSAVTSAFIQSGIESGLNWDKNVSLLATSEEEVKNAIDPTKGGKFIQAKVSGRYALDEGMHGFKKVVRGNDVLGYVSHDKVLGKIPLTTHTGVITRQSITSSFASRFRYIINGVCHQDVGRALGIAPTQLFTKQIDVWLTMGVYGTTGGPGALPAYLLIQYERYR